GCTGGGCGCGGACGTCTCGATCGCCAAGGCAGGCGGCCTGCTGCACGACATCGGCAAGGCCGTGGACCACGAGATCGAGGGTACGCACGCGCAGATCGGCGCCGACTTCGCCAAGCGCTTTGGCGTGGGTCCGCGCATCGTGAACGCCATCGCCAGCCACCACCACGAGGTGGAGCAGGAATACGTCGAGTCGATCATCGTCGAGGCGGCAGATGCCATCTCCGGCGCGCGGCCCGGCGCACGTCGCGAAAGCCTGGACACGTACATCCGGCGCGTCAAGGCGCTGGAAGACATCGCGAAGGAATTCGAAGGCGTCGATCAGAGCTTCGCGCTGCAAGCTGGGCGCGAGGTGCGCATCATGGTCAAGCCGGACGAGATTGACGATCTGGCCGCGATGCGGCTGGCGCGCGACATCTCGCGCCGCATCGAAGAGACGATGCAGTATCCCGGCCAGATCAAGGTAACCATCATCCGCGAAACGCGCGCGGTGGATTACGCCAAGTAAGCCAACGCGCCCCAAAACCGGAACCAGACGGCGGACCCGTGCACACGAGTCCGCCGTTTTTATTTGCGTTCGTTTTGGTTGAGGTGGTCTCTGCCCTCAGCGCGAGGCCAGGGCGAAGAGGTGCGGCGTCACCGCGTGGCCGAGCGCTGTCGCCAGGTGGCGCGGCCCCCGGATGATCAGCGGCGGCTCCGGCAGCCACGGGTAGTGGAGCAGATGCTCCGGCGTCGTGATCATCACGCGCGTGGCGTTGAGGCCGTCCAACAGCCCGAAGCCGCCCGCCCGCATGATGCTCATCACCAGTTGCAGCACGCCTTCCGTCCACGAGGCTGCGTTGAAGATCAGTTCTGCCCGGCGGAACGTGTGCGTTCCTTCCAGACCCGGCGCTACCAGCTCGACGGACCCGCCGTCGGCGCATGTGATTGCGAACCATCCACGGCGGACAGCCCGCACGTCGTAGTCGGCGCGCGCCAGCACGCGGCGCACGGCCTCCCGGTTGCCGGTGGCGATGCGGCCATCGGCGGCATGGCAGACGAGTAGCATACTGCGCTGCACGGCGTTTCAACCTCCTTCAGTCGGCCTCAAAGTGGCACGACAAGCTGACCGGTTGATACACACAGGATAGCTCAGGTGTTCTATTCGCCCAAGTTTTGGATCGTGGCAAACAGCACGGTAGAAGCGAGACGCCAGGGGCCTATATCTGGGGATCGTGAACCGATCCAAAGCCCCATATGTACGGCTTTTTGGACGTGTGTCAGATCGGTAAAAAACGGACTCGGCAAGCGATTCGGCAGCCTCAAAAAAGGCCACGATGAGGGGGTATGCGTTGGGTCAAAAAGGCAGGTATATCGGGTCGTAATTGCGCTCCTTTTGTCTGCAACAGCATCCTAAAGGCTATCACAACTTCGGGAATTGTAAAGCATGAAACGTCTGCGCGATCCTGACGGCGGCGCAGGGTCATGGATCCCTCGTGCTTTAATTTTCGCTGGCGGCGGCTATACTAAACGGCACGTCCGCATACGTCTTGACCGGAGGGGAGCGCCGATGCAAGCCGAGATTCTGTACCGTCCCGCGTATTCGATGTGTATCATCACGCTCACGCCGGAAGAAGAGATCCGGGTCGAAGCCGGATCGATGGTGAGCATGACGGAGGGCGTCACCATCCAGACGCGCATGGAAGGCGGGCTGTTCAACAGCCTCAAGCGATCCTTGCTCGGTGGGGAGAGCTTCTTCCTCAACGTGTTCCAGGCGCCCGCTTTTGGCGGCCAGATCAATCTGGCGCCCGTGCTGCCCGGCGACATGATGATCCTGAAGATGGAAGATGACTCGCTGCTGGTCCAAAGCGGCTCGTATGTCGCCTCGTCGATGGGCATCGAGGTGGACGCAACCTGGGGCGGCGCGCGGACCTTCTTCGCCAGCGAGGGCCTGATCATGCTGCGCGCGCGCGGCTATGGTCTGCTGGTGCTGTCCAGCTATGGCGCGATCCACCCCATCGAGCTGGTCGCCGGGCAGCGTTACACTGTGGACACCGGTCACCTCGTCGCGTTCACGGAGGGTATGGGCTTCAACGTGCGCACCGTCGGCGGGCTGCGGTCGAGCGTGCTCAGCGGCGAAGGGCTGGTGGTCGATCTGGTGGGGCCGGGCCGCGTCTACATGCAGACCCGTTCCGAGGACGCGTTCATGAGCTGGCTGCGGCCCTACATGGACCAGCACGACAAAGACAGAGAACAGAAATAAACCGGGACGTCAGGCAACCGCTGCCCGTCCGTCTTGGGGGCGCGTCGCGCACCCTGTATAATGGCATAGAGTCACCACTGCACACTTGGACTAAAGGACGACCGCATGATCCACGCACTGATCACCGGCGGAGCCGGGTTCATCGGCAGCCATCTCGCCGAGAAGCTGCTGGCCCAGGGCCAACAGGTCACGATCATCGACAACCTGACCACCGGGCGCTTCGAGAACATCGAGCCGCTGACGCAGAATCCCAACTTCCACTACGCGATTGAGGACATCCGCCACGCGGCGGTAATGGACCGGCTGGTCAGCGAGTGCGACGTGATCTACCATCTCGCGGCGGCGGTGGGCGTGTTTGCCATCGTGCACAGCCCGATCGATACGCTGGAAATCAACGTCGGCGGCACGGAAGTCGTGCTGCAAACGGCACGGCGCTACCGCAGGCGCGTGCTGATCGCGTCCACGTCCGAGGTGTACGGCAAGGGCGTGCGCGTGCCGTTCAACGAGGATGACGACCGCATCCTGGGGCCGACGACCAAGAGCCGTTGGAGCTATGCCGCCTCCAAGGAACTGGACGAGTTCCTGGGGCTGGCCTATCACAAGGCGGTCGGCCTGCCGGTGACCATCTTCCGGCTGTTCAACACGGTGGGGCCGCGTCAGGTGGGCAATTACGGCATGGTCGTGCCGCGCTTCGTGCGCTGGGCGATGGCCGGCGAGCCGATCCAGATCTACGGCGACGGGCAGCAGAGCCGCTGCTTCGCCAACGTGCACGACGTGGTGAGCGCGATCGTCGCGCTGGGGGCCAGCCGCAAGGTGGACGGGCAGGTTTATAACATCGGCAACAACCAGGAAGTCACGATCGAGGCTCTGGCGGAGATCGTCAAGCAGCGTACGGGTAGCACGTCGCCGATCGTGTACGTGCCCTACGAGGAAGCCTACGAGGCCGGGTTCGAGGACATGCGCCGCCGCGTGCCGGACGTCAGCAAGATCAAGGCGACGGTGGGCTGGGAGCCAGTGACCTCGCTTGACGCGACCATCGACCAGATCATCGACTATTTCCAGAACCACCCGATCCAGCCGGATAAGCTGAAGACCGGCAGCATTCCCCCGGTGGCAGCGGGCGACTAGACCTGCGCGGGGACACGGGCGAAGATGCGCATGCTGTCCTCTTCGTCGCGGATCAGCGCGGAGGGGTCGAAGCGCAGCGCGGCGGCGGCCATCCACAGGTCGCCGATCGCGCCCGCTGCGTTGAACATAATCGCGAGCGTTGGCCACTGCGCCAGCCCAACCGGGAGGAACAGCGCGATAGCGATGCCCACCAACGAGAGCACGATCAGTGGGGCGAGCGCGATGGCGACGAACTCGTTGCGGCGGAACAGCCCGCCGTCTGAGGTGGCGAACAGCACCAGCAGCTTGACGCCGTAGCGTGGGCGGTGGCCCATGTAGGTGATCATCAGCCCATGCACCCATTCGTGCAGCGGCAGCACGAGCAGCGCCAGCGCGATCCCGATGCCGGTAGGGAGATCGTCGGGCAGCGCGTCGATCACCAGCGGCGCGCCGAGGCGATGGTAGGCGCGCAACAGACCGAGCACGATCGCGCCGCTCAGCACGAGCGGGATCAGCGACAGGATGTTGAGCCACAGCAGACGTCCGCGCTGGTTGATGCTCAGGTAGCTGACCTCGCGGTACTGCGCGGGCAGGTTGGTGACCGGATTGGCGGCGCGGCTGCGCATGGATCGCTCCATTGGTGGACGATAAAAAACCAGGACGCTCATTTTACCGGGCGTCCTGGTTTCATTGTAGATGGAAGCGGGAGGTGGGGGCAAACGCAAGCCTACTGGGAGTATGGACCCGGTATGGTACACCGGGCGGCAGACTCGAGATGCACCAGGAGCCTATGCCCTGGTGAACGTCTGCTTTTTGATCGCCGCGCTGCTGGGGGATGCTGGCCTCGCTAGTGCCGCAGGTGCAGGTCGGGCCGCCGCGTCCAGCGCGCCATGAGCGGGCAGACGTGCGTTTCCTCGTAGGCCAGGTGCGCCCGCAGCGCGTCTGCCAGCCGCCGCAGGTCGTTATTCAGCACGTCCGGCTCCACCGCGGCCAGATCCAGGATCGCTGCATGAAAGCGGTCAATCAGTTCCGACAGCTCGTCGTGCTCGGCGTTGAGCCGCGCGACGATGGCCGCGTCCAGCCCTTCGTCTTGCAGCAGCGGGAACATGCCCTCCGTTTCGATGGAGTGGTGCAGGTGCAGATACTGCGTGTACTGCGTCCCGGCCTGGATCAGCGCGCGAGTGTGTTGCGCCGTGTCCGGGCCGTCGAGTTTCCCATCACCGCGCAGTAGATCCTCGACGTAGCCCAGGATCGCGGCGAGCTGGTCGCGGAACATGTCGTGTACGGCGAGGAATTCCTGCACGAACGGGCTGCGGAGCTGGTCTTCGGTGGCGCCTTCATAGGGCGGGTTCATGGTATTTCCCCATCGGTACGGTGAGATCGGGCGCGCCCGATCTGGCGGCGAAGGTGGGAAAAAGCAGCGAAAAGCGCATCAGGCTCTGGCGACATGTCACCGGAGCCTGATAATGATGCTATTGTAACATGTTTTCGGGCAGGTCAACTGCAAGGACTTCCTTTTTATACCTTATTATTCCCTATAAATGGGAGTTTATTGACAGATTAGGGACTATTACGTACTATAAGAGCCATGAACGAACCCAAAGAGTACTATTCTACAGACGAGGTTGCGGCGTTGTTGGGCCTGCATGTCAGGACCATTCGACGCTTTATCCGCGAAGGCAAGCTCAGAGCCACGCGGGTTGGAAAGCAGTTCCGGATCGCAGAAAGTGACCTCAGTAAGCTGGTCGGTTCCGATGGAGAAACGAAACCCGCCAGGTCACAAAACCGCCGCCGACATATCGTGGCTTTAACAACGGTAGACATTGATGCAGTTGGACCTGCGGAGCGGGAACGCCTCGTAAATCTGCTCGGTGGCGCTTTTAAATCCCTGGACAACGAGCAGACCAGCCGACGGTTTGACGCAATTTATTACGAAGAGGAGCGGCGGCTGCGGCTCCTTATCAACGCTGACCTCGATGTCACAACTGCGGTGCTCGGCATGATCCGAGTTGTGCTAGAAGAGATGGAAAACGGCTGAGATACGACCATGCAAGAAATAACGCATACGGCGTCCCCCGTCTTTAAGTCGGCGCACGCTGAAAGTGAAGTCCTGAACCGCTATAAAGAGCACCTTCGCTTGTGGCCTGTCCCCAACGAGCAGTCGTATATCCCAACGCGTCAGGGCAATACGTTCGTTGTGGCGAGTGGGCCGAAGAGCGCTCCGCCCATCGTTCTGCTGCACGGCACGATGTCCAATGCGGCGTCATGGATGCGCGAGGTTACAACATGGGCGAAGGAATTCCGGGTTTATGCGGTCGATGTTATCGGTGACGCAGGGTTGAGCGCCCCTTCCCGCCCGTCATTTGCCTCGGACGCGCACGCGTTGTGGCTGAGTGACGTGCTGGATGGCCTGGACGTGCCTAGCGCTTCGGTTATCGGAACCTCGATGGGCGGCGCGATCGCTCTGGACTTTGCGATGCGCCTACCCGAGCGTGTGGACAATCTGGTCCTCATATGTCCCGGGGGTGTTGCCGATAAAAGTATTATCTGGTGGGCACTCCCGCTTTTGCTGCTTGGCCCCTGGGGCGCTCGAAAAGTCAGAGAGAGAATCATCGGCAAGTTCCCCGAACCGGAGTCGGATGAGGCGAAAAAGTTCGCTGAACTTACGGATTTAACCTTTAAAAACATGGTTCCCCGGACGGAGAACCTGCCATCGTTCACGGACGAGCAGCTCGCCCGGCTGACGATGCCGGTATTCGTCCTGCTGGGTGGTCGAGACGTGACGATGGATTCTGACGTGATCAAGCGCCGGTTTGAACGGCATATCCCGCACGCCGAAATTCTGCTGGATCCGAATGCACGTCATTATCTGGGCGATCGGTCGGCGGCGATTGCGCAATTCCTGCGCCGTGCGTATTCGGCAGACGATGCCGTGGAATAAGGCCGCACCACAGCCATCACCTTGGCCGGAACCGGTCGTTATCGAATCCGCCAAACAAACCGAGGCCTATCGACATGACAGGCCTCGGTTTATCGTTTGATGCTGTACCGTTGTTGCAG
This sequence is a window from Aggregatilinea lenta. Protein-coding genes within it:
- a CDS encoding DUF3267 domain-containing protein, with the translated sequence MRSRAANPVTNLPAQYREVSYLSINQRGRLLWLNILSLIPLVLSGAIVLGLLRAYHRLGAPLVIDALPDDLPTGIGIALALLVLPLHEWVHGLMITYMGHRPRYGVKLLVLFATSDGGLFRRNEFVAIALAPLIVLSLVGIAIALFLPVGLAQWPTLAIMFNAAGAIGDLWMAAAALRFDPSALIRDEEDSMRIFARVPAQV
- a CDS encoding TIGR00266 family protein; amino-acid sequence: MQAEILYRPAYSMCIITLTPEEEIRVEAGSMVSMTEGVTIQTRMEGGLFNSLKRSLLGGESFFLNVFQAPAFGGQINLAPVLPGDMMILKMEDDSLLVQSGSYVASSMGIEVDATWGGARTFFASEGLIMLRARGYGLLVLSSYGAIHPIELVAGQRYTVDTGHLVAFTEGMGFNVRTVGGLRSSVLSGEGLVVDLVGPGRVYMQTRSEDAFMSWLRPYMDQHDKDREQK
- a CDS encoding hemerythrin domain-containing protein; translation: MNPPYEGATEDQLRSPFVQEFLAVHDMFRDQLAAILGYVEDLLRGDGKLDGPDTAQHTRALIQAGTQYTQYLHLHHSIETEGMFPLLQDEGLDAAIVARLNAEHDELSELIDRFHAAILDLAAVEPDVLNNDLRRLADALRAHLAYEETHVCPLMARWTRRPDLHLRH
- a CDS encoding alpha/beta fold hydrolase; amino-acid sequence: MQEITHTASPVFKSAHAESEVLNRYKEHLRLWPVPNEQSYIPTRQGNTFVVASGPKSAPPIVLLHGTMSNAASWMREVTTWAKEFRVYAVDVIGDAGLSAPSRPSFASDAHALWLSDVLDGLDVPSASVIGTSMGGAIALDFAMRLPERVDNLVLICPGGVADKSIIWWALPLLLLGPWGARKVRERIIGKFPEPESDEAKKFAELTDLTFKNMVPRTENLPSFTDEQLARLTMPVFVLLGGRDVTMDSDVIKRRFERHIPHAEILLDPNARHYLGDRSAAIAQFLRRAYSADDAVE
- a CDS encoding helix-turn-helix domain-containing protein, translated to MNEPKEYYSTDEVAALLGLHVRTIRRFIREGKLRATRVGKQFRIAESDLSKLVGSDGETKPARSQNRRRHIVALTTVDIDAVGPAERERLVNLLGGAFKSLDNEQTSRRFDAIYYEEERRLRLLINADLDVTTAVLGMIRVVLEEMENG
- a CDS encoding GDP-mannose 4,6-dehydratase, with the protein product MHALITGGAGFIGSHLAEKLLAQGQQVTIIDNLTTGRFENIEPLTQNPNFHYAIEDIRHAAVMDRLVSECDVIYHLAAAVGVFAIVHSPIDTLEINVGGTEVVLQTARRYRRRVLIASTSEVYGKGVRVPFNEDDDRILGPTTKSRWSYAASKELDEFLGLAYHKAVGLPVTIFRLFNTVGPRQVGNYGMVVPRFVRWAMAGEPIQIYGDGQQSRCFANVHDVVSAIVALGASRKVDGQVYNIGNNQEVTIEALAEIVKQRTGSTSPIVYVPYEEAYEAGFEDMRRRVPDVSKIKATVGWEPVTSLDATIDQIIDYFQNHPIQPDKLKTGSIPPVAAGD